A genomic window from Flintibacter sp. KGMB00164 includes:
- a CDS encoding LysR family transcriptional regulator, translating into MLRQIQYFQAVVRNNSFSEAAEECHISQSAISQQIKALEQELGFSLLERHNRKFVLTPAGEHFYKKSLVLVSDYEQMCSEAAKIARGDEAILKIGYLRSHSSPELHQALEEFSEKYPRVDLQLLYGNHEELFDLLRTGGADLVLNDQRRAFSDEYVNLILDSNQMYIELAARNPMTELSSVTVQELKNLPCILVASKEQQTTEQEFYQTIIGIPSEILFAENLEEARLMVISGQGFFPVEGRTPAMTFGTSIRRVPLCRGEEPIVRNYCLFWKKDNSGYYVEEFADVLKSKFK; encoded by the coding sequence TTGTTACGACAGATTCAATATTTTCAAGCCGTTGTGCGCAATAACAGCTTTTCAGAAGCTGCAGAAGAGTGCCACATTTCCCAGTCTGCTATTTCTCAGCAGATCAAGGCATTGGAGCAGGAGTTGGGCTTTTCCCTGCTGGAACGACATAATCGGAAATTTGTGTTGACTCCTGCAGGGGAACACTTTTATAAAAAGAGCCTGGTATTAGTCTCAGATTATGAGCAGATGTGCAGCGAGGCCGCTAAGATTGCCCGTGGAGATGAAGCGATTCTAAAAATCGGATACCTGCGCAGCCATAGCAGCCCGGAACTTCATCAGGCACTGGAGGAGTTTTCAGAAAAATATCCTCGTGTGGATCTTCAGCTGCTGTACGGAAACCATGAGGAATTATTTGATCTGCTGCGCACCGGCGGTGCGGATTTGGTACTCAATGATCAGCGCCGTGCTTTTTCGGATGAATATGTCAATTTGATTTTAGACTCCAACCAAATGTATATTGAGTTGGCAGCCCGAAATCCTATGACGGAGCTTTCTTCTGTTACCGTACAGGAATTGAAAAACCTTCCCTGTATTCTGGTGGCCTCCAAAGAACAACAGACCACTGAGCAGGAGTTTTACCAAACCATCATCGGGATTCCAAGTGAGATCCTCTTTGCTGAGAATCTGGAGGAGGCACGCCTGATGGTCATCAGCGGACAGGGGTTTTTCCCTGTGGAAGGCAGAACCCCCGCTATGACCTTCGGCACTTCCATCCGCCGTGTTCCTCTTTGTCGCGGAGAGGAACCGATTGTCCGCAACTATTGTCTGTTCTGGAAGAAGGATAACTCCGGATATTATGTGGAGGAATTTGCGGATGTTTTGAAAAGTAAATTTAAATAG